One window of the Maridesulfovibrio frigidus DSM 17176 genome contains the following:
- a CDS encoding N-acetylmuramoyl-L-alanine amidase, producing MRKIFFQNLVMALFLAGLLVSVTPASAFGASTKDEFTIAWKQFHALSKNAKKSKYRSEWDKVAKKFRNVFKKSSRGQYAPKSLYYLGRSYEELGNRSGLKKDFRASVDYYGRMISNFPSHAWTDDSIFRRAEIRLKKLKEKDLAYSDYLNIVHRYSKSDMYAKARARLDSMDRQGVSPKQVKREKPSGTIVPASAPKVKKSSKNRAKLLSVRYTSSDTYTRVVLDLDEEVRYRYQLLNPNQSVNRPHRLYIDLENTILGNDVHKDTIVADGILKDIRSGQRDPRTTRVVLDFNAMQDYKIFPLENPFRLVVDVQAPEKGKVAAKKSPAKKTTRKKSSSSTKYVPPKNSKAMAGDLLEQLGLTFKTIMIDPGHGGKDPGANANGIKEKNINLRFAKILAAKLKKAGFNVLYTRTKDVFIPLEERTGMANIKKADMFISIHCNAHRSKKINGLETYTLNLARNRNAVRVAARENSISAKRISDLQVILTDLMLNSKMKESKDLAKNIHSRSLKNIRRKWNVKDQGVREAPFYVLMGAKMPSVLIELGYVTNKTESSRLKSDRYLAYIADGIVKGVLEYKKQIERYASL from the coding sequence ATGCGCAAAATTTTCTTTCAAAATCTGGTGATGGCCCTTTTCCTTGCTGGGCTTCTGGTTTCAGTTACCCCTGCCAGCGCATTTGGAGCGAGTACGAAAGATGAGTTCACCATTGCGTGGAAACAATTTCACGCGCTATCTAAAAACGCTAAAAAATCTAAATATAGATCAGAGTGGGATAAGGTCGCTAAAAAATTTAGGAATGTTTTTAAAAAATCATCCCGTGGACAGTATGCTCCTAAATCGCTGTATTATTTGGGTAGATCCTACGAAGAATTGGGTAACCGCAGTGGATTAAAAAAAGACTTCAGAGCTTCAGTTGATTATTACGGAAGAATGATATCAAATTTCCCTTCTCATGCTTGGACCGATGACAGTATTTTCAGACGGGCCGAAATAAGACTTAAAAAATTAAAAGAAAAAGATCTCGCGTACTCAGACTATCTTAACATCGTCCATCGCTATTCCAAGTCTGATATGTATGCAAAAGCCCGAGCCAGACTGGACTCGATGGACAGGCAAGGTGTTTCTCCCAAACAGGTAAAACGCGAAAAACCTTCCGGAACGATTGTTCCAGCATCTGCCCCGAAAGTAAAAAAATCATCTAAAAACCGCGCTAAGCTTCTGTCTGTACGTTATACGAGCAGTGATACATACACACGCGTTGTTTTGGATCTAGATGAAGAAGTACGCTACCGCTACCAGCTTTTGAACCCGAATCAGAGTGTCAATCGTCCGCACAGATTATATATAGATCTTGAAAATACAATACTCGGCAATGACGTTCATAAAGACACCATAGTCGCCGACGGAATTTTAAAAGATATCAGATCCGGGCAGCGGGACCCGCGTACAACTCGCGTAGTTCTCGATTTCAATGCCATGCAGGATTACAAAATATTCCCGCTGGAAAATCCTTTCAGATTGGTAGTTGACGTTCAAGCTCCTGAAAAAGGAAAAGTTGCAGCAAAGAAAAGCCCTGCAAAGAAAACTACAAGAAAAAAAAGTTCTTCCAGCACAAAGTACGTTCCGCCCAAAAACAGCAAAGCTATGGCCGGAGATCTACTTGAACAGCTAGGACTTACCTTTAAAACCATCATGATCGATCCGGGGCACGGTGGTAAAGATCCTGGTGCAAACGCAAACGGCATAAAAGAAAAGAATATTAATCTTCGTTTTGCGAAAATTTTAGCAGCGAAGCTCAAGAAGGCCGGATTCAACGTTCTCTACACCAGAACTAAAGATGTATTCATCCCTCTTGAGGAACGTACCGGTATGGCGAATATTAAAAAAGCTGACATGTTCATCTCGATTCACTGCAATGCCCATCGCAGTAAGAAAATTAACGGGCTTGAAACCTATACCCTCAACCTTGCGCGCAACCGCAACGCAGTTCGCGTAGCTGCCCGTGAGAACTCTATTTCTGCAAAGCGTATCAGCGACCTTCAGGTTATTTTAACCGACCTGATGCTGAACTCTAAGATGAAAGAAAGCAAAGACTTAGCTAAAAACATCCATTCAAGGTCTTTGAAAAACATACGCAGAAAATGGAACGTAAAAGATCAGGGCGTACGTGAAGCTCCTTTCTATGTTCTCATGGGAGCAAAAATGCCGTCTGTGCTTATCGAACTTGGATACGTAACAAATAAAACCGAATCTTCAAGGCTAAAGTCCGACAGATATCTTGCATACATTGCAGACGGAATAGTAAAGGGAGTTTTGGAATACAAGAAGCAGATCGAAAGGTATGCCAGCCTTTAA
- the waaF gene encoding lipopolysaccharide heptosyltransferase II, translating into MKDNYKKIALWQTAFLGDAVLTLPFIKALSLRYPDAEIHLFVRKGVEPLFEAQKELTAVHGFAKRGSQKGLGAAYSFGRKLGAQGFDLWISAHTSFRSALISRATKIHDRVGYDEPWFSSFAYTNRVKRKFDRLEEVERLMTLGLPLGIGGPAPIAELNLQEEAIQKAADFFEKISDTPVIGIHPGSTWETKKWPEQNFAEIIKKSVDAGFRVILFGGPGEEESLCARIAEQSGRKDDVLNLSGKLSLPELAAYIKHVDAYLTNDSGPMHIAWIQNVPLVALFGPTVRRFGFFPRGENSTVLESESELKCRPCGLHGGKKCSKKHHKCMMDITVDRVLDELLKKIAIRRSES; encoded by the coding sequence ATGAAAGATAATTATAAAAAAATAGCTCTATGGCAAACTGCGTTTCTTGGAGATGCCGTATTGACCTTGCCGTTTATCAAAGCTTTGTCTCTGCGTTACCCTGATGCTGAGATTCATCTTTTTGTGCGAAAAGGTGTGGAACCTTTGTTCGAAGCGCAAAAGGAACTAACTGCTGTTCACGGCTTTGCAAAGCGTGGAAGCCAGAAAGGTTTGGGCGCGGCCTACAGCTTTGGCCGGAAACTTGGCGCGCAAGGGTTTGATCTATGGATTTCTGCTCATACTAGCTTTCGCTCGGCCTTAATCAGCCGTGCAACAAAGATTCATGATCGCGTTGGGTATGATGAGCCATGGTTTAGCTCGTTTGCTTACACAAACAGGGTCAAACGCAAGTTTGATCGGCTTGAGGAAGTTGAGCGCTTAATGACGCTCGGTTTGCCCCTTGGAATAGGCGGTCCGGCTCCAATCGCGGAACTTAATTTGCAGGAAGAAGCTATTCAGAAAGCTGCAGACTTTTTCGAGAAAATTTCAGACACTCCAGTAATTGGAATTCATCCCGGTTCAACGTGGGAAACAAAGAAATGGCCGGAACAGAATTTTGCAGAAATCATTAAGAAGTCTGTGGACGCAGGATTTAGGGTGATTCTTTTTGGTGGCCCGGGTGAAGAAGAAAGTTTGTGCGCGCGTATAGCAGAGCAGTCCGGTAGAAAAGACGATGTTTTAAATCTTTCGGGTAAACTTTCACTTCCAGAGCTTGCAGCCTACATCAAGCATGTGGATGCGTATCTTACTAATGATTCAGGCCCAATGCATATTGCGTGGATTCAAAATGTTCCTCTGGTAGCTCTTTTCGGGCCTACGGTTCGCCGTTTCGGGTTTTTCCCGCGCGGTGAAAATTCCACAGTACTTGAATCTGAAAGTGAGTTGAAGTGCAGACCTTGTGGTCTTCATGGTGGTAAAAAATGCTCTAAAAAACATCATAAATGCATGATGGATATTACTGTAGATCGGGTTTTGGATGAGCTACTTAAAAAGATTGCGATCAGGAGATCGGAAAGTTGA
- the glpX gene encoding class II fructose-bisphosphatase gives MEAPQRNLALDLVRVTEAAALASARWLGRGDKNAGDQAAVDAMRLSFNSLEISGTVVIGEGEKDHAPMLYNGERLGLGEGPGMDVAVDPVEGTNLLAYGRPNAISVVGVAPTGMMLDPGPSYYMQKLVVPTAARNMVDINAPVKDNLQKIAKALNKDIDDLVVFVLEKPRHHGLIQEIRDAGARIQLHTDGDVAGALMVVDPRCPVDVMMGTGGTPEGVLAACAIRIMGGEMFARFDPQDKSETRAMEEKGYDLREVMTVNDLVKSDDIFFSATGISGGTFLRGVRYLGYGAETTSLVMRGKTGTVRQIEAVHTWDKLMKISAVKYD, from the coding sequence ATGGAAGCTCCCCAGAGAAATTTGGCTCTTGATCTTGTTCGGGTAACCGAAGCAGCCGCACTGGCTTCTGCTAGATGGCTTGGCCGTGGTGACAAAAACGCAGGTGATCAGGCTGCTGTAGATGCAATGCGTCTCAGCTTTAACAGCCTTGAAATCAGCGGAACTGTTGTTATCGGTGAGGGCGAGAAAGACCACGCTCCCATGCTATATAACGGAGAAAGGCTTGGCCTAGGCGAAGGTCCGGGTATGGACGTCGCGGTTGATCCTGTCGAAGGAACTAACCTTCTTGCTTACGGCCGTCCTAATGCAATTTCTGTTGTAGGCGTAGCTCCTACAGGAATGATGCTTGACCCCGGTCCAAGTTATTACATGCAGAAATTGGTTGTTCCTACAGCTGCGAGAAATATGGTTGATATTAACGCACCTGTTAAGGATAACCTTCAGAAAATCGCAAAAGCTCTTAATAAAGATATTGATGACTTGGTAGTTTTCGTTCTCGAAAAACCACGTCACCATGGTCTAATTCAGGAAATTCGCGATGCCGGAGCAAGAATTCAGCTGCACACCGATGGTGATGTTGCCGGAGCGCTCATGGTTGTCGATCCCCGTTGTCCTGTTGATGTTATGATGGGTACTGGTGGAACACCTGAAGGTGTGCTTGCTGCGTGTGCTATCAGAATCATGGGCGGAGAAATGTTCGCAAGATTTGATCCTCAGGACAAAAGCGAAACCCGTGCAATGGAAGAGAAAGGTTATGACCTGCGTGAAGTTATGACTGTTAACGATCTTGTTAAGAGTGATGATATCTTCTTTTCCGCTACAGGTATTTCCGGTGGAACATTTTTGCGCGGAGTCCGTTACTTAGGGTACGGCGCAGAAACAACTTCACTTGTAATGCGTGGTAAAACAGGAACTGTTCGTCAGATCGAAGCTGTCCATACATGGGACAAGCTCATGAAGATCAGCGCTGTTAAATACGATTAA
- a CDS encoding YidH family protein — protein sequence MKDEEKEPLLLDTNSLAVIRTLLANERTFLAWCRTALGLLGFGFVLEKVGLYMRHFLPDVNPLMSKDLGLLSLFALFSGMLVLVGAAFRFFSIEKQVGAKLGRMTPFPEVLVLIAVAIVLIISVFSGKMIFN from the coding sequence ATGAAAGATGAAGAAAAAGAACCTCTTCTGCTTGATACTAATAGTCTTGCTGTTATCAGGACATTGCTTGCAAACGAGAGAACTTTTCTCGCATGGTGCCGTACAGCTCTTGGCCTTTTGGGATTTGGTTTTGTGCTGGAGAAAGTAGGCCTGTATATGAGGCATTTTCTTCCTGACGTGAACCCTCTCATGTCGAAGGATCTTGGATTACTTAGCCTTTTTGCATTGTTTTCCGGGATGCTTGTTCTTGTTGGAGCTGCTTTTAGATTTTTCAGTATAGAGAAGCAGGTTGGAGCAAAACTCGGTAGAATGACTCCGTTTCCAGAAGTACTTGTTCTTATTGCTGTTGCGATAGTCCTGATCATCAGTGTGTTCTCAGGTAAAATGATTTTTAATTAA
- a CDS encoding alanine/glycine:cation symporter family protein: MDFMTTLDGIVGKVGAFAWGPPMLILLVGTGFWLTYSLRGIQFRKLWYALYLALIKRKEDTDEPGDITHFQALMTALSATVGTGNIAGVATAIAMGGPGALFWMWITGLVGMATKYAEAVLAVKYRIVDENGEMSGGPMYYLSAGLKMPWLGTIFAICASVAAFGIGNMVQSNSVADAVESTYNISPAITGIVLMVCTAAVILGGIKKIGKVTGLLVPIMIAFYMAGAAYIIIANIAEVPAALGFIVEQAFNPTAAVGGFAGASIMLCIRMGVARGVFSNESGLGSAPIAAAAAQTKSPITQALVSMTQTFIDTIVVCTMTGLVLILTGAWSSGATGAELTTIAFAKGMPGGAHVVTIGLILFAYSTILGWSYYGEKSIEYLLGVKAVLPYRLVFVCFVGIGAIAKLSLVWNISDTLNGLMAIPNLIGLLLLTPVVVAETNKYFKAKKEADQAK, encoded by the coding sequence ATGGACTTTATGACTACACTGGACGGAATTGTTGGAAAAGTTGGTGCGTTCGCATGGGGCCCGCCAATGTTGATTCTCTTAGTCGGAACAGGATTCTGGCTAACTTACTCACTACGCGGAATACAGTTTCGAAAACTATGGTACGCACTATATCTAGCACTGATTAAGCGCAAAGAAGACACAGACGAGCCTGGTGATATCACTCACTTCCAGGCTTTGATGACCGCTCTTTCAGCAACAGTCGGAACCGGTAACATAGCAGGTGTCGCAACAGCGATTGCAATGGGTGGTCCCGGAGCTTTGTTCTGGATGTGGATTACGGGCCTTGTAGGAATGGCAACTAAATATGCAGAAGCCGTACTAGCCGTAAAATACAGAATTGTTGACGAAAATGGCGAAATGAGCGGTGGACCGATGTACTATCTTTCAGCAGGGCTAAAAATGCCTTGGCTGGGTACTATCTTTGCCATCTGTGCCTCAGTTGCCGCATTCGGAATAGGAAACATGGTTCAGTCCAATTCCGTCGCTGATGCAGTCGAAAGTACATACAACATATCTCCTGCCATAACTGGGATAGTTCTCATGGTCTGTACCGCCGCAGTTATTCTTGGCGGAATCAAGAAAATCGGGAAAGTAACTGGGTTACTAGTTCCAATAATGATTGCCTTTTACATGGCCGGAGCTGCGTACATAATCATTGCCAACATAGCAGAAGTTCCAGCAGCTCTTGGATTTATCGTCGAGCAGGCCTTTAATCCCACTGCAGCTGTTGGTGGATTTGCCGGTGCATCAATCATGCTGTGTATCAGAATGGGTGTTGCTCGAGGCGTTTTCTCTAACGAATCTGGCCTAGGTAGTGCTCCTATTGCTGCTGCAGCTGCGCAGACCAAAAGCCCGATCACACAGGCTCTTGTTTCCATGACACAGACATTTATTGATACAATTGTTGTCTGTACAATGACCGGTCTTGTTCTGATTCTTACCGGAGCATGGTCAAGTGGTGCAACCGGGGCAGAACTAACCACAATAGCTTTTGCTAAGGGCATGCCCGGTGGTGCACACGTGGTAACAATCGGCTTAATTCTATTTGCATATTCCACCATTCTCGGCTGGAGTTACTATGGTGAAAAGTCAATTGAATATCTACTCGGAGTCAAAGCAGTACTACCGTACCGCCTAGTATTCGTTTGTTTCGTTGGCATCGGCGCCATAGCAAAACTCAGCTTGGTCTGGAATATTTCGGACACTCTGAACGGCTTAATGGCTATTCCTAACCTTATTGGTTTGCTCCTGCTGACTCCAGTTGTTGTCGCAGAAACGAACAAGTATTTCAAAGCTAAAAAAGAAGCCGATCAGGCAAAATAA
- a CDS encoding C25 family cysteine peptidase: protein MIRNINRIFFALLVMVFMLCLGGCKIKAFAPKVEAVPLAPVKVSSAPVTEKKKSIIVCTEEFERAARMFSYLHKEYEGVGSLILKVSAGKGTALSQAMLATAIQNKITALNKDGSIMSVLLLGNRSIIPVTEFRPQKSDAVHFSDYGYGGVAESPENMLTVGRIPASNVSEAEIVAGKYERWYEDRAFRPAWPVSFIGGKGFSENYLSDPELLFFSLQEEGMAGPEAIRYLGGAGGCQPARLSQSLAEDDASVQWLALESVSDGFSIGNGTVTTSEILGLDYKPGLPVVLNPARDVSFALNSTFPSPAEAIVLSRGAGLAVMTGSGHSGKISAELDGGRISHVDFDGTTKVLIEFHKAYFSGKYRIADALSEARAQFAQNLRRGEDLSPVYDLVFYGDPVMSLPLPVRTESPAYTGLKPLTKPEYPKGVAVFYANSTISFAMEEGGIYPGVQLKVVDRLSGKTVTTMKVQEDDIFNFSSDGEGSYLIYSRPLDGPLAWQFFDVRKKSSKPKVRVAQSKRLIASSTKIKTGLEPVRYAVQVSSNRRESSAAEVRRNLAKLGYSAYVVTVPSFNNRPWYCVRFGEFDSWSAAVEASAAYEKREQADVKIVRCRSGS, encoded by the coding sequence TTGATTAGAAATATTAATAGAATATTCTTCGCACTTTTGGTGATGGTTTTTATGCTTTGCCTGGGTGGGTGCAAAATAAAAGCTTTCGCTCCAAAGGTAGAAGCTGTTCCACTTGCTCCGGTTAAGGTTTCTTCTGCGCCTGTCACCGAGAAAAAGAAAAGCATTATTGTTTGTACTGAGGAGTTTGAGCGTGCTGCCCGTATGTTTTCATACCTTCATAAAGAATATGAAGGGGTCGGCTCTCTTATCCTTAAGGTTAGCGCCGGCAAAGGTACTGCTTTGTCACAGGCTATGCTTGCTACAGCTATTCAGAATAAAATAACTGCGCTCAATAAAGACGGCTCAATTATGTCTGTGTTGCTGCTCGGTAATAGATCCATCATTCCGGTTACAGAATTTAGGCCCCAAAAGTCCGATGCAGTTCATTTTTCAGATTATGGTTATGGCGGTGTGGCAGAGTCTCCTGAAAATATGCTCACGGTAGGCAGGATCCCGGCAAGTAATGTTTCCGAAGCTGAAATTGTCGCAGGGAAGTATGAACGTTGGTACGAGGATCGTGCTTTCCGTCCAGCTTGGCCTGTATCATTTATAGGTGGAAAGGGTTTTTCAGAGAACTACCTTTCTGATCCCGAACTTCTATTTTTCAGCCTTCAAGAGGAAGGCATGGCCGGACCGGAAGCTATTCGCTATCTTGGCGGCGCTGGGGGCTGTCAGCCTGCGAGGCTCAGTCAGAGCTTAGCGGAAGATGACGCTTCCGTTCAGTGGCTGGCCCTTGAGTCCGTTTCAGATGGATTTAGCATTGGCAACGGAACTGTGACAACTTCGGAAATTCTTGGGCTGGACTACAAACCTGGTTTACCCGTGGTTCTAAATCCTGCTCGTGATGTTTCTTTCGCTCTTAATTCGACATTTCCAAGCCCTGCCGAGGCTATAGTTCTTTCAAGAGGGGCCGGACTTGCTGTTATGACCGGCAGCGGACATTCTGGAAAAATTAGTGCAGAGCTTGATGGCGGGCGAATTTCCCATGTAGATTTTGATGGGACTACTAAAGTATTGATTGAATTTCATAAGGCATATTTCAGCGGTAAGTATCGCATTGCGGACGCTCTTTCCGAAGCGCGTGCGCAGTTTGCGCAGAATTTACGTCGTGGAGAGGATTTGTCCCCTGTGTACGACTTGGTTTTTTATGGTGACCCGGTGATGAGTCTGCCGCTTCCTGTTCGTACGGAATCTCCAGCATATACTGGGCTAAAGCCTCTGACTAAGCCAGAGTATCCTAAGGGTGTTGCTGTTTTCTATGCAAATTCCACCATCTCTTTTGCTATGGAAGAGGGAGGGATTTACCCCGGAGTACAGCTCAAAGTTGTTGATCGTTTGTCTGGTAAAACGGTCACTACAATGAAGGTGCAGGAAGATGATATTTTTAATTTTTCCTCAGACGGAGAAGGTAGTTATTTAATTTACTCCCGCCCTCTTGATGGTCCCCTTGCTTGGCAATTTTTTGATGTTCGCAAAAAATCTTCTAAGCCAAAAGTAAGAGTTGCACAGTCAAAAAGGCTCATTGCTTCATCTACTAAAATTAAAACGGGTCTTGAGCCCGTGCGCTATGCAGTACAAGTTAGTTCAAATAGGCGCGAATCTTCTGCTGCTGAGGTAAGGCGCAATCTGGCAAAGCTGGGCTACTCTGCATATGTGGTTACAGTTCCCTCTTTTAATAACAGGCCTTGGTATTGCGTTCGTTTCGGTGAATTTGATTCATGGTCTGCTGCGGTTGAAGCCTCTGCGGCTTATGAGAAAAGAGAGCAGGCTGATGTGAAAATTGTGAGATGTCGCTCTGGAAGTTAA
- a CDS encoding sigma 54-interacting transcriptional regulator — protein MNAPINIKEGLNNSRKEAENLKFKLLFEDRVGIVFDITRLMTEQGLNIIGMEVEQKDGFAKISIEIEKPKRNFDKKALFSLFSAIPKLESQGELKRLPQEKRNKWFRTLFDGMSEGIISVDSTGIINTANKVACRLLGLVHENIVGTHVSETSPKDNLLMECIEKRIPVSRRKSVITSTGRVEFYGSAKPINDSQGNFVGAVLQMNNLKEVKAMVDAVSTPLEITFDDFIGQSTAIKKLIDFAKKISVTGTTVSITGESGTGKELFAKAIHFESGRTGPFIPINCAALPEPLIESELFGYVDGAFTGARKKGKPGLFEVANNGTIFLDEIGDMPPGPQAKILRVLQEGLVRRIGGFEEIPVNTRVITATNKNLKEMVDEGRFREDLFYRINVLTVLIPPLRERLIDIPLLVGAFLEQFNRKLEKETQTINNAAIEKLYSYSWPGNVRELQNVIERASLLSDSSEIGTNAICPNAEPKGYCDRGCSVPNEINGKPLKKLIANYEISILIDALNSTASIRKAATKLGISHTALLKKIEKHELRSGNRKYRRNELEPLG, from the coding sequence TCTTAAATTTAAGCTTCTTTTTGAGGATAGGGTCGGCATTGTCTTTGATATTACTAGGTTGATGACAGAACAAGGGCTAAATATTATTGGTATGGAAGTGGAGCAAAAGGATGGCTTCGCAAAAATTTCTATTGAAATAGAGAAACCTAAGCGCAATTTTGACAAGAAAGCCCTGTTCTCTCTCTTCTCAGCTATTCCTAAGCTTGAAAGCCAAGGGGAATTGAAAAGACTACCTCAAGAGAAAAGAAATAAATGGTTCCGCACTTTGTTTGACGGTATGAGTGAAGGAATTATCTCCGTTGATTCAACCGGAATAATAAATACAGCTAACAAGGTTGCATGCCGACTGCTCGGCTTAGTCCACGAAAATATAGTTGGAACCCATGTCAGTGAAACAAGCCCGAAAGACAATCTGCTCATGGAGTGTATTGAAAAAAGGATCCCTGTCAGTAGAAGAAAGTCCGTTATCACAAGTACGGGAAGAGTTGAGTTTTACGGTTCCGCAAAACCAATAAACGACTCTCAGGGAAACTTTGTCGGAGCTGTCCTGCAAATGAATAATCTCAAAGAGGTAAAAGCTATGGTTGATGCAGTATCAACCCCTCTAGAGATAACCTTTGACGATTTTATTGGACAAAGCACTGCAATTAAAAAACTTATTGATTTTGCAAAAAAAATCTCAGTAACTGGCACCACCGTTTCAATTACCGGAGAAAGCGGCACAGGCAAAGAACTATTCGCCAAGGCCATACATTTTGAAAGTGGCAGGACTGGCCCCTTTATTCCCATCAACTGTGCAGCTCTTCCCGAACCGCTTATTGAAAGTGAACTATTCGGGTATGTAGACGGGGCCTTTACCGGAGCCAGAAAAAAAGGGAAGCCGGGCTTATTCGAAGTTGCAAACAATGGGACTATTTTTCTCGATGAAATCGGAGACATGCCCCCCGGTCCGCAGGCTAAAATTCTAAGGGTACTACAGGAAGGGCTTGTGCGAAGGATTGGTGGATTTGAAGAAATACCCGTTAACACCCGTGTAATCACTGCAACCAACAAAAACCTTAAAGAAATGGTGGATGAAGGCAGGTTCCGCGAAGATCTATTTTACCGCATTAACGTCCTGACCGTCTTGATACCGCCTTTAAGGGAGCGGCTAATAGATATCCCCCTGCTTGTTGGTGCCTTTCTGGAGCAATTTAACCGTAAATTGGAAAAAGAAACCCAGACCATTAACAATGCCGCGATTGAAAAACTTTATAGTTATAGCTGGCCTGGTAATGTTAGAGAGCTACAAAACGTCATAGAAAGAGCCTCCCTCCTCAGTGATTCAAGTGAAATAGGAACCAATGCAATCTGCCCGAATGCTGAACCTAAAGGATACTGCGACCGAGGCTGTTCAGTCCCTAATGAAATTAACGGTAAGCCCTTGAAAAAACTGATTGCTAACTACGAAATAAGCATACTGATCGACGCTCTCAATTCTACTGCAAGTATACGAAAGGCAGCAACTAAATTAGGCATATCTCATACCGCTCTCCTTAAAAAAATAGAAAAGCATGAACTACGTAGTGGTAACAGAAAATACCGGCGGAACGAATTAGAACCACTTGGATAA
- the ald gene encoding alanine dehydrogenase, with protein MLVGILKEIKSEENRVAMTPSGVEVMKANGHDVMVEKSAGVGSNFTDEEYIAAGAEMVAEPSEIFKRADMVMHVKEPQPSEYEMVREGQIVFTYFHFAPDEPLTKAFVKNKSIAIAYETVEGAAGDLPLLTPMSEVAGRMSIQEAAKYLERFFGGRGLLMGGVTGVAPANVVVIGGGVVGTNAAQMACGLGAKVSLLDMNLDRLRYLSEIMPKNCFPMMSNPTLLRELVMEADVVIGAVLVAGTKAPKLVTREMLKSMKNGAVIVDVAIDQGGCFETSKATTHKDPVYEVENVIHYCVANMPGAVPMTSTMALTNATLPYAVQIANKGWKQAAIDNNGVKTGLNIVEGNVTYKGVADAFDLEFVPVEKVLQ; from the coding sequence ATGTTAGTAGGAATTCTAAAAGAAATTAAATCAGAAGAAAACAGAGTAGCCATGACACCTTCAGGCGTAGAAGTCATGAAAGCAAATGGACACGATGTGATGGTTGAGAAGTCAGCTGGAGTTGGAAGCAACTTTACAGATGAAGAATACATCGCCGCAGGAGCGGAAATGGTAGCTGAGCCTTCTGAAATTTTTAAACGTGCTGACATGGTAATGCATGTAAAAGAACCACAGCCTTCTGAATATGAAATGGTCCGCGAAGGACAGATTGTCTTTACCTATTTCCACTTTGCTCCAGATGAGCCTCTCACCAAAGCCTTTGTTAAAAACAAATCCATCGCTATCGCATACGAAACAGTTGAAGGAGCTGCCGGAGATCTACCTCTCCTCACTCCTATGAGTGAAGTTGCTGGACGTATGTCTATACAGGAAGCAGCAAAATATCTTGAACGTTTCTTCGGCGGAAGAGGTCTTCTTATGGGCGGCGTAACTGGTGTTGCCCCAGCTAACGTAGTCGTAATAGGTGGTGGTGTTGTTGGAACTAACGCAGCTCAGATGGCTTGTGGCCTTGGCGCAAAAGTATCTCTGCTTGATATGAATCTAGACAGACTCCGTTACCTTTCTGAAATTATGCCTAAAAACTGTTTCCCTATGATGAGCAACCCTACTCTTCTTCGCGAACTAGTTATGGAAGCTGATGTTGTTATCGGAGCAGTTCTCGTTGCCGGAACAAAAGCACCTAAGCTTGTTACTCGTGAAATGCTGAAATCCATGAAAAACGGCGCAGTCATCGTCGACGTTGCTATCGATCAGGGTGGTTGTTTTGAAACTTCAAAAGCTACTACTCATAAAGATCCAGTATATGAAGTAGAAAACGTAATCCATTACTGTGTTGCTAATATGCCAGGCGCAGTTCCAATGACTTCTACTATGGCTCTGACCAACGCAACTCTTCCTTATGCTGTTCAGATTGCCAACAAAGGCTGGAAACAGGCTGCCATTGACAACAATGGTGTTAAGACTGGGCTCAACATTGTTGAAGGAAATGTCACTTACAAAGGTGTTGCCGACGCTTTCGACCTCGAATTCGTACCAGTAGAAAAAGTATTGCAGTAG